From a single Deltaproteobacteria bacterium genomic region:
- the amrB gene encoding AmmeMemoRadiSam system protein B, which yields MDVRLRGHDDTAGFKIQLTAYYMNSPLNSVKETCSHKQNRLRYPLTVMAEGETLLSIDYPRLRYIQAVPFEDEGRTRIAIHDPLGFAQTSLYLPYHIYFVISHFDGQHSLVDIQEAFAKQFGQVLPREQLNSLIAQLDEYYYLDSERFAALQNEIYAAFQRSSVREMAHADTCYSSQPGEFREQTDALFRSPDGPGLPSDGQSSLPPVRGLIVPHIDLRVGGAAYAWGYKELAERCDADLFILLGTSHYGAQDLFVACEKDYNTPLGPVKTDREFIRVLQQNCGEDLLASELIHRTEHSLEFQTLFLQYVLGQRREFTVVPILVTSFHHMILTKTPPAETQRVAAFIDALRATIAQSGKRVCFVAGVDFAHVGQKFGDQGPLTQDFLNWVESEDQRLIQALENLDHASFFAEIATNGDQRRVCGFAPMYTFLHLVEATQGKLLKYAYAETAPHSAVSFASLAFY from the coding sequence GTGGATGTCCGCCTCCGCGGACATGACGACACAGCAGGCTTCAAAATTCAATTGACTGCATACTATATGAATTCTCCCCTCAACTCTGTCAAGGAAACTTGCTCACACAAGCAAAACCGATTACGGTACCCTCTCACTGTGATGGCGGAAGGAGAGACCCTCTTGTCTATCGATTATCCCCGGCTCCGATATATTCAGGCGGTTCCCTTTGAAGATGAAGGACGGACACGTATCGCTATCCACGATCCACTAGGCTTTGCCCAAACCTCATTGTATCTTCCCTACCATATCTATTTCGTCATCAGCCACTTTGATGGACAGCATTCGCTGGTCGATATTCAAGAAGCCTTTGCCAAACAATTCGGCCAAGTTCTCCCCCGAGAGCAGCTCAATAGCCTGATAGCGCAACTCGACGAATACTACTATTTGGATAGTGAGCGATTTGCCGCCCTGCAAAACGAAATCTATGCCGCCTTTCAGCGCTCGTCAGTTCGCGAGATGGCGCACGCGGATACGTGCTACTCCTCGCAACCCGGAGAATTTCGTGAGCAAACGGACGCTTTATTTAGGAGTCCTGACGGTCCTGGATTGCCGAGCGACGGGCAGTCCTCTCTTCCGCCAGTCCGCGGGCTTATTGTTCCCCATATCGATCTGCGGGTCGGTGGAGCAGCGTACGCGTGGGGGTACAAGGAGTTAGCTGAACGGTGTGACGCTGACCTCTTTATTCTCCTGGGGACTTCTCATTACGGAGCGCAAGACCTCTTTGTCGCGTGCGAGAAAGATTACAATACGCCACTTGGTCCGGTCAAAACTGACCGTGAGTTTATTCGCGTGCTGCAGCAAAATTGCGGCGAAGACCTGCTTGCCAGCGAGCTGATCCACCGTACTGAGCACTCGTTAGAGTTTCAGACCTTGTTCCTTCAATACGTACTTGGTCAGAGACGTGAGTTTACCGTCGTGCCGATTCTCGTGACCTCCTTTCATCACATGATCTTGACCAAGACTCCACCCGCAGAGACCCAACGAGTCGCCGCATTCATCGACGCGCTACGGGCTACTATTGCCCAGAGTGGCAAGAGAGTCTGCTTTGTCGCAGGTGTCGATTTCGCTCATGTGGGACAGAAGTTTGGCGACCAAGGACCACTCACGCAAGACTTTCTCAACTGGGTAGAAAGTGAAGATCAGCGCTTGATCCAGGCATTAGAGAACCTCGATCACGCGAGTTTCTTTGCCGAGATCGCTACGAATGGTGACCAACGTCGTGTCTGCGGCTTTGCACCGATGTATACTTTCTTACACCTCGTCGAAGCGACACAAGGAAAGCTTCTAAAATATGCTTATGCCGAAACTGCGCCACATTCTGCGGTGAGTTTTGCCAGTTTGGCGTTTTACTAA
- a CDS encoding LLM class F420-dependent oxidoreductase → MKFAVSGVGSGSTARPELLVQVAQKAEMLGFESAWIPEHLAVPVTITSRYPYSADGKFPGGPGAALHDPFVALGFAAACTKTIKLGTGVFVLPLRNPLAVAKAVASVDVLSQGRLLFGVGIGWCEDEFTAVGMSFKDRAARSREAIAMLKALWSDETPQFSGKFHSFAPVGFNPKPIQKPHPPIIFGGESRPALKRVAELGDGWFGFRYTPETLKPQLALLKELSEKAGRKFSQIEITIAPQPGLPITLDLVKQFADVGVHRLMTFAPGFTPRAKFDSELYPQMEKFANDVIAKA, encoded by the coding sequence ATGAAATTCGCAGTCAGTGGTGTTGGTAGTGGGTCAACCGCCCGACCGGAGCTGTTAGTTCAGGTTGCGCAAAAAGCGGAAATGCTGGGGTTTGAGTCAGCGTGGATTCCTGAGCACCTCGCCGTCCCGGTCACAATCACCAGCCGTTATCCATACTCTGCCGACGGCAAATTTCCTGGTGGCCCAGGGGCTGCGCTGCACGATCCGTTTGTCGCGCTGGGTTTCGCTGCCGCCTGCACCAAGACCATCAAACTCGGTACCGGTGTGTTTGTCCTTCCACTGCGCAACCCTCTCGCTGTCGCCAAAGCCGTTGCGAGCGTCGATGTCCTCTCTCAGGGACGGCTCTTATTTGGCGTGGGCATCGGCTGGTGCGAAGATGAATTTACTGCGGTGGGCATGTCGTTCAAGGATCGCGCGGCGCGCAGTCGTGAAGCGATTGCAATGCTCAAAGCCTTGTGGAGTGACGAGACGCCGCAGTTCTCCGGGAAGTTCCATAGTTTTGCTCCGGTCGGATTTAACCCCAAACCGATTCAGAAGCCGCATCCGCCGATTATCTTTGGCGGCGAAAGCCGTCCCGCATTGAAACGCGTGGCCGAATTAGGAGATGGCTGGTTCGGTTTCCGCTACACACCAGAAACACTCAAACCGCAGCTTGCGTTGCTCAAAGAGTTAAGCGAGAAAGCAGGGCGAAAATTCTCACAAATTGAGATCACTATCGCCCCGCAACCGGGACTGCCAATTACACTGGATTTGGTGAAGCAGTTTGCTGACGTGGGTGTGCATCGCTTGATGACCTTTGCGCCAGGCTTCACCCCCCGCGCGAAATTCGACAGCGAGCTCTACCCGCAGATGGAAAAGTTTGCCAACGATGTGATCGCTAAGGCATAG
- a CDS encoding Gfo/Idh/MocA family oxidoreductase gives MSQQQSTTYAENPLRVAVVGVGYLGRFHAQKYAAQPEATLVAVVDTNADRATEIAAECRTTALTDYRELFGQVDCVSIAVPTQFHYAVAYDLLSQGVDVLVEKPLTVTAAEGRALVDLAAAQQRILQVGHLERFNPALRSLSGILTSPRFIECNRVAPFVERGTDVDVVRDLMIHDLDVILSLVQSPVTSIEAFGVPVLTSEPDIANARLRFASGCIADVTASRVALKRERKMRVFQPDTYLVVDYGEHRIRICRREPGSQPGALPNIAFEEREVGGEDALEEEIRSFLHVVRHRNKPVVSGEDGLQALEMAERIVGCLEIP, from the coding sequence GTGAGTCAGCAACAGTCAACAACGTACGCAGAAAACCCGTTGCGCGTCGCGGTCGTGGGAGTCGGCTATCTTGGTCGTTTTCATGCGCAGAAATATGCTGCCCAACCAGAGGCGACACTCGTCGCAGTGGTCGATACCAATGCCGACCGTGCTACGGAAATTGCGGCAGAGTGCCGTACCACTGCACTCACAGACTATCGTGAACTCTTTGGTCAAGTCGATTGTGTGAGCATCGCGGTACCAACGCAGTTTCACTATGCCGTTGCGTACGATCTGCTGTCACAGGGAGTCGACGTTCTCGTAGAGAAACCGCTGACCGTTACCGCAGCCGAAGGACGGGCGCTTGTTGACCTGGCGGCAGCTCAGCAGCGCATCCTCCAAGTTGGCCATCTGGAGCGTTTTAACCCAGCGCTACGATCCCTGAGCGGTATTCTCACTTCACCACGCTTTATCGAATGCAATCGCGTCGCACCATTCGTCGAACGCGGAACCGATGTTGACGTCGTTCGCGATCTGATGATTCACGACCTCGATGTGATCCTGAGCCTCGTACAATCGCCAGTCACCTCCATCGAAGCTTTCGGCGTTCCGGTCTTGACCTCCGAACCAGACATAGCCAACGCCCGCCTCCGCTTTGCCTCTGGTTGTATCGCAGATGTCACTGCCAGTCGCGTGGCGCTTAAACGTGAACGAAAGATGCGTGTGTTTCAGCCTGACACCTATCTGGTAGTCGATTATGGTGAGCATCGCATCCGCATTTGTCGGCGTGAGCCAGGCTCCCAGCCAGGAGCACTCCCCAACATTGCCTTCGAAGAGCGCGAAGTCGGCGGCGAAGACGCCCTTGAAGAAGAAATTCGCTCGTTCCTTCACGTCGTTCGTCATCGCAACAAACCAGTTGTGAGCGGTGAAGATGGACTGCAAGCGTTAGAAATGGCAGAACGAATTGTTGGATGCTTGGAGATTCCGTGA
- a CDS encoding lipid-A-disaccharide synthase encodes MNREIEPLNSAIRNRQSAIPNPRVLLVAGEASGDIHGGDLVAALKRQIPGVEVFGVGGSALRAAGMQTLVDSATIAGMGLVEARDKVGALIRTYRQLKHILQTAPPDLLILIDFPEFNFRLAKIAKRVGVPVFYYISPQVWAWRKRRVYTIAQRVDRLAAVFPFEPPFYAAHGYSVDFVGHPLVDRVRPTRAREETLRLHGLDGQRRTIALLPGSRSQEVKLLLAPMLGAAALLGDAYQFVLAAADTLEVEELQQQTRPTPVRVIQGDTYNLVHAADLALVASGTATLETALLERPMVIMYRLAPLTYALARLLVRVPFIGMPNLIAERRIVPELIQGEVTPTRIAAEATRLLTDAQAYSVAQEGLREVRQRLGGGGAAERAAALVVEMLTSKMQNVKCKIKN; translated from the coding sequence TTGAACCGTGAAATCGAACCCTTGAATTCCGCAATCCGCAATCGACAGTCCGCAATCCCCAATCCTCGCGTTCTCCTCGTTGCCGGAGAGGCTTCGGGTGACATTCATGGTGGAGACTTGGTTGCTGCCCTCAAACGGCAGATCCCTGGGGTCGAGGTGTTTGGGGTTGGCGGTTCCGCACTGCGTGCTGCAGGCATGCAGACACTGGTCGATAGTGCCACCATCGCCGGGATGGGGCTAGTCGAAGCACGCGACAAAGTTGGTGCGTTGATCCGCACCTATCGCCAACTGAAGCACATCTTGCAGACTGCTCCCCCCGACCTGCTTATTTTGATCGACTTTCCCGAATTCAATTTCCGTCTCGCGAAGATTGCTAAACGCGTCGGGGTGCCGGTCTTTTATTACATCAGCCCCCAGGTGTGGGCGTGGCGCAAGCGACGAGTGTACACCATCGCTCAGCGTGTTGACCGACTCGCTGCAGTGTTTCCTTTTGAGCCTCCCTTCTATGCCGCACATGGGTACTCGGTGGATTTTGTCGGCCATCCGCTCGTTGACCGAGTACGCCCGACGCGCGCGCGGGAGGAAACATTGCGACTTCACGGTCTCGATGGACAACGTCGCACCATCGCCCTGCTCCCAGGGAGCCGATCACAGGAAGTGAAACTTCTGCTCGCGCCGATGCTTGGGGCTGCAGCGCTCCTGGGCGACGCGTATCAATTCGTCCTTGCGGCAGCAGATACGCTCGAAGTGGAAGAGCTACAGCAGCAGACACGGCCGACCCCAGTCCGGGTCATTCAGGGAGATACGTACAATTTGGTTCATGCAGCAGACCTTGCCTTGGTTGCGTCGGGAACCGCGACCCTCGAAACCGCATTACTAGAACGACCGATGGTCATCATGTATCGCTTAGCGCCACTGACGTATGCCCTGGCCCGGCTTCTCGTACGGGTGCCATTTATCGGCATGCCCAATCTCATCGCGGAACGCCGCATCGTTCCAGAACTCATCCAAGGAGAAGTGACCCCCACCCGGATTGCTGCTGAGGCCACGCGGTTGCTCACTGATGCACAAGCATATAGCGTAGCGCAAGAAGGATTGCGTGAAGTCCGCCAGCGGCTTGGTGGAGGCGGTGCAGCAGAACGAGCAGCAGCCCTTGTGGTGGAAATGCTGACCTCAAAAATGCAAAATGTAAAATGCAAAATTAAAAATTAA
- the msbA gene encoding lipid A export permease/ATP-binding protein MsbA yields the protein MNVYRRLFPFLRPYLLRAFLPAIVCMLLFSATNGVLPFVVQHVFDDIFAQKNLEALQFLPWVIVGVFLFRGLVNFGHAYLIEYVGQHIVADLRNALNAHIQSLSLSYFQRNPTGTILSRVTNDTTLVREALTQATASIMKDSTSLLLLIIVAFVKDWFLALLAFIVFPVTILPLTLMYKKVRRASRRGQGSLGSLTALLQEAIQGNRIVKAFGAEAYENQRFANENKRLFSHSLRAGRVRAFVPPMVELVAAAGIAAVVWYGGYSVIAGERTQGEFIAFLTALLLLYEPFKHLTRTSAAIQTGLAAAERLFELLDERSEIEDHPGAQMLSGVRQGIRFDNVYFRYRQDWVLQGINLEIRTGEVVALVGPSGGGKSTIADLIPRFYDVQRGHITIDGTDIREVTLASLRSHLSIVSQYTFLFNDTVRNNIAYGMPDIPDEDMIAAAQAAYAHDFIMDLPRGYDTIIGELGSTLSGGQRQRLAIARALLKHAPILILDEATSSLDNESERQVQAAIERLMVGRTVLVIAHRLSTVHKADRIAVLINGQIVEQGRHEQLIVRNSQYRKLYELQFYEAASA from the coding sequence ATGAACGTCTATCGTCGTCTTTTCCCATTCTTACGGCCCTATCTCTTGCGCGCCTTTCTTCCGGCCATTGTTTGCATGTTGCTCTTTAGCGCAACCAATGGTGTGTTGCCGTTTGTCGTCCAGCATGTGTTCGACGACATTTTTGCGCAAAAGAATCTTGAAGCGTTGCAGTTTCTCCCGTGGGTGATCGTCGGCGTCTTTCTCTTTCGCGGGCTGGTCAACTTTGGCCATGCCTATTTGATCGAGTATGTCGGGCAACACATCGTTGCTGACTTACGCAACGCACTGAATGCACACATCCAGTCACTCTCGCTGAGTTATTTCCAACGTAACCCGACAGGAACTATCCTCTCTCGTGTTACGAACGATACGACACTCGTCCGCGAAGCGTTAACGCAGGCAACAGCCTCGATCATGAAGGACTCTACGTCCCTGCTGCTGCTCATCATCGTGGCGTTCGTCAAAGATTGGTTTCTCGCGCTGCTGGCCTTCATCGTCTTTCCGGTGACGATCTTGCCTCTCACGCTCATGTATAAAAAGGTCCGTCGTGCCAGCCGCAGGGGGCAAGGCTCACTCGGCTCACTCACGGCGCTGCTTCAAGAAGCGATTCAAGGCAACCGCATCGTCAAAGCATTTGGCGCCGAAGCGTACGAGAACCAACGGTTCGCCAATGAAAACAAACGACTCTTCTCTCATTCCTTGAGAGCAGGCCGCGTACGCGCGTTCGTTCCACCGATGGTCGAATTAGTTGCTGCCGCCGGTATCGCGGCAGTCGTGTGGTATGGCGGTTATAGTGTCATTGCTGGTGAACGCACTCAAGGTGAATTTATCGCCTTTCTGACTGCACTGCTGCTCCTGTATGAGCCGTTCAAGCATCTGACTCGGACAAGCGCAGCGATTCAAACGGGGCTCGCTGCCGCTGAACGTTTGTTCGAATTACTCGATGAACGGAGTGAAATCGAAGACCATCCAGGCGCACAAATGCTCAGTGGGGTACGCCAGGGTATTCGTTTTGACAATGTGTATTTTCGCTATCGCCAAGACTGGGTGCTGCAGGGCATTAACTTGGAGATTCGCACCGGTGAAGTGGTCGCGTTAGTCGGCCCAAGTGGTGGTGGAAAAAGCACCATCGCAGACCTGATTCCCCGCTTTTACGATGTCCAACGGGGTCACATCACAATTGATGGGACCGACATTCGCGAGGTAACGCTCGCGTCGCTCCGCTCGCATTTGTCGATCGTGTCACAATACACATTCCTGTTTAACGATACGGTTCGTAACAACATTGCCTACGGCATGCCGGACATCCCGGACGAAGACATGATCGCCGCCGCCCAAGCAGCCTATGCTCATGATTTCATCATGGACTTGCCGCGCGGCTACGACACCATCATCGGCGAGCTGGGTTCCACCTTATCGGGTGGACAACGACAACGCTTGGCAATCGCACGAGCGTTGCTCAAGCACGCGCCAATTTTGATTCTCGACGAAGCCACCTCTTCGCTTGACAATGAATCAGAGCGACAAGTGCAAGCTGCGATTGAACGATTGATGGTCGGACGCACCGTACTCGTCATTGCCCATCGGCTCTCGACCGTTCACAAAGCCGATCGCATTGCCGTCCTCATCAACGGTCAGATTGTTGAACAAGGACGCCACGAGCAGCTCATTGTTCGGAATTCACAGTATCGCAAGTTATATGAACTTCAGTTCTACGAAGCCGCTTCAGCCTGA
- a CDS encoding DUF374 domain-containing protein, whose amino-acid sequence MNFSSTKPLQPESRQRRFPFGEEIKIRWWSTLAFWALRLLAATTRKSQIGGEAMLDYWQRGEQIIITFWHGRILFMPFPYRGKKACIMNSAHRDGEIITRVIKRFGISAVRGSSTRGWMGGLKGMLDAYQQGYDLVVIPDGPRGPRCQAKSGIIQLARATGATIFPVSYSAAWKATIGSWDRLMIPFPFSRILYVVGTPIRVPAEAAKEVVEEKRHELETELNRISAQADSYFASKTAGEREVVVAGTPQPLPPR is encoded by the coding sequence ATGAACTTCAGTTCTACGAAGCCGCTTCAGCCTGAGTCACGTCAGCGACGTTTCCCCTTCGGTGAAGAGATCAAGATCCGTTGGTGGTCGACCCTCGCCTTCTGGGCACTGCGTCTCCTGGCCGCAACGACACGAAAATCCCAAATTGGTGGAGAAGCGATGTTGGACTACTGGCAACGTGGGGAACAGATCATCATCACATTTTGGCACGGTCGGATTCTGTTCATGCCGTTTCCCTATCGTGGCAAGAAGGCGTGCATCATGAATAGCGCGCATCGCGATGGCGAAATCATTACTCGCGTCATTAAGCGGTTTGGTATCAGTGCTGTTCGTGGCTCCTCAACTCGCGGCTGGATGGGCGGCCTCAAGGGCATGCTCGACGCGTACCAACAAGGGTATGATCTCGTTGTGATTCCCGATGGTCCACGTGGACCTCGCTGTCAGGCGAAATCCGGCATCATTCAACTGGCGCGCGCGACCGGAGCGACGATCTTTCCTGTCTCGTACAGTGCAGCATGGAAAGCGACAATCGGTAGTTGGGATCGCCTGATGATTCCCTTTCCCTTCAGTCGGATACTCTATGTCGTCGGCACCCCAATACGCGTTCCCGCCGAGGCAGCTAAAGAGGTCGTCGAAGAAAAACGACACGAATTAGAAACTGAATTGAACCGAATCTCAGCACAGGCCGACAGCTATTTCGCCAGCAAGACCGCTGGAGAGCGTGAGGTGGTTGTGGCAGGAACCCCACAGCCGTTGCCACCACGCTGA
- a CDS encoding 3-deoxy-D-manno-octulosonic acid transferase gives MPLTNDMARLFYNLLLTTVALPALPFAAVALALRPRYRLGLAQRLGFIPPEVIERLHGHKPIWLHAPSVGEMLATRPFLRRLKQVFPDRPLLLSCLTPTAYTTTREKITEADAVIYVPLDHPLFVERVLSRITPSLFLFTETEMWPNFLSALARREVPTILVSGRFSARAVTRYHWLSPLFTQIFHDLTLCCMQTQADAERLVHAGVPLQRVVVTGNFKVDGVTESSPHQHTALAEAGLADRPTVIGASTHAGEEDVLLNAYRQLQEQVPRLLLILAPRHPQRFLEVERLVQAKGYRYSKRSQPETSSPRTEIFLLDTLGELASLYSAASLVFVGGSLIKGPGGHSVIEPALAQVPVCFGPYTHNFTTVVEELIREGGGFQVTDADSLTRVALPLLTNPSLREETGKDAFTVIRRGQGAVERTINEIVKSEKLRMKNQKGDRL, from the coding sequence ATGCCCCTCACCAACGACATGGCTCGACTTTTCTATAATCTGCTCCTCACGACTGTAGCACTGCCAGCACTGCCCTTTGCTGCGGTCGCGCTTGCGCTACGCCCGCGTTATCGTCTCGGCCTCGCCCAGCGTTTAGGATTCATTCCCCCAGAGGTGATTGAACGTCTGCATGGTCACAAGCCGATTTGGCTGCATGCGCCATCGGTTGGCGAGATGCTCGCGACACGCCCGTTCCTGCGCAGGCTCAAGCAGGTTTTTCCCGATCGCCCACTCTTGCTCTCTTGCCTCACACCGACCGCGTACACCACAACCCGAGAGAAAATTACCGAAGCGGATGCCGTGATTTATGTGCCACTCGATCACCCGCTGTTTGTCGAACGTGTCCTTTCGCGTATCACTCCATCTCTCTTTCTGTTTACTGAGACTGAAATGTGGCCGAACTTTCTCTCGGCGTTAGCACGGCGAGAGGTTCCTACCATATTGGTGAGCGGTCGCTTTTCAGCCCGAGCGGTGACTCGCTATCATTGGCTGTCGCCGCTCTTTACGCAAATTTTTCACGATCTCACTCTCTGTTGTATGCAGACCCAAGCGGATGCTGAGCGTTTGGTACACGCTGGGGTTCCTCTGCAACGTGTCGTGGTCACGGGCAACTTCAAAGTCGATGGCGTCACTGAAAGCTCCCCGCATCAGCACACGGCCCTGGCCGAGGCTGGACTCGCTGATCGACCAACTGTAATCGGCGCAAGCACTCATGCCGGTGAAGAAGATGTTTTGTTGAATGCCTACCGTCAATTGCAAGAACAGGTTCCCCGGTTGTTACTTATTCTCGCTCCACGCCATCCACAGCGTTTTCTTGAAGTTGAACGTCTCGTGCAAGCGAAAGGGTATCGGTATAGCAAACGAAGCCAGCCGGAAACCTCTTCTCCTAGGACTGAGATCTTTCTCCTTGATACCCTTGGTGAACTCGCCTCTCTGTATTCGGCTGCGAGCCTCGTGTTCGTCGGCGGGAGTCTCATCAAAGGACCAGGTGGACATAGTGTGATAGAGCCAGCATTAGCGCAGGTACCGGTCTGTTTCGGTCCATACACGCACAATTTCACAACCGTAGTCGAGGAATTGATCCGTGAAGGCGGCGGGTTCCAGGTAACCGATGCAGACAGCCTGACACGCGTCGCTCTGCCGTTACTCACAAATCCATCTCTCCGAGAAGAGACTGGCAAGGACGCATTTACTGTCATTCGTCGTGGCCAGGGGGCGGTGGAGAGAACAATAAATGAAATAGTGAAGAGTGAAAAGTTAAGAATGAAGAATCAAAAAGGCGACAGGCTGTAG
- the lpxK gene encoding tetraacyldisaccharide 4'-kinase codes for MFAPKLIESIWQRQSLWSKLGWVALTPFSLLFSVVARARNLGYDLGLLPVTRAPLTVISIGNLTVGGTGKTPLTLWLAQALQQRGHTVAIVTRGYGGTAVGPTLVGQTGTPLVTPVEVGDEAVMLARRFAGVVIAGRDRAAAAQFAYQRFAADVVLLDDGFQHRRLQRDVDIVLLSARAPTNTWLLPAGPFREPLTSIRRAHTVILSKKTTIQEHSSPSLAERDTQHATRNTQHATRVFHADLVPSALVQTVQGQWHEQPLSDLTGKRSLVVTGIANPQPLYTSLKELGAEVARVVEFPDHHSYTHSEWQKLVQEAEAFDLLLTTEKDLVKLERFSPVPDRLRALRVQLHLEPAEAFLTSIEQRYHSRNEDRTTHGRTISH; via the coding sequence ATGTTTGCTCCGAAGCTTATCGAGAGTATTTGGCAACGGCAGAGTCTCTGGTCAAAACTCGGCTGGGTTGCGCTCACTCCTTTCTCTCTGCTCTTTTCTGTGGTCGCGCGGGCACGGAATCTCGGCTATGACCTGGGTCTATTGCCAGTGACCCGTGCCCCTTTGACCGTCATTAGCATTGGCAACCTGACGGTTGGCGGCACCGGAAAAACACCCTTGACACTCTGGCTCGCACAAGCGCTGCAACAACGCGGACACACTGTCGCAATCGTCACACGTGGTTATGGAGGAACAGCGGTTGGCCCTACCCTCGTCGGTCAAACCGGAACACCCTTGGTCACACCGGTTGAGGTCGGGGACGAAGCTGTCATGCTGGCACGACGGTTCGCTGGGGTTGTTATTGCCGGACGAGACCGCGCCGCCGCGGCTCAGTTTGCCTATCAGCGCTTTGCCGCGGATGTGGTTCTGCTTGACGATGGCTTCCAACATCGTCGCTTACAGCGCGATGTCGATATTGTCCTGCTATCAGCACGAGCACCAACCAACACCTGGCTCCTGCCTGCGGGCCCCTTCCGTGAGCCACTCACGTCGATACGTCGAGCCCATACCGTGATCCTCTCCAAGAAAACAACAATCCAAGAGCATTCCTCTCCCTCGTTAGCTGAACGCGACACGCAACACGCAACACGCAACACGCAACACGCAACACGAGTCTTCCACGCCGATCTCGTGCCCTCAGCACTCGTACAGACGGTTCAAGGTCAATGGCACGAACAGCCGTTGTCTGATTTGACTGGCAAACGCAGCCTGGTGGTAACAGGAATTGCTAACCCTCAGCCTCTGTATACCTCTCTAAAAGAACTTGGCGCAGAGGTAGCACGGGTGGTGGAATTTCCTGATCATCACAGCTATACGCACTCGGAGTGGCAGAAACTCGTGCAAGAGGCCGAGGCATTTGATCTGCTCCTGACGACCGAAAAGGACCTCGTCAAACTTGAACGGTTTTCTCCGGTACCTGATCGTCTCCGAGCCTTACGTGTTCAACTCCATCTCGAACCTGCCGAGGCGTTCTTGACCAGCATTGAACAACGATACCACAGTCGCAACGAAGATAGGACCACGCATGGCCGCACCATTTCTCATTAA
- a CDS encoding class I SAM-dependent methyltransferase, whose amino-acid sequence MAAPFLIKAVTDLLADIPASGKALLDVSCKEGDVLQAVAPLGFTVRGTNYEPTGPSQNGTPIDYGVDLLKPLPYSDASFDVVLLVEVIEHLENHRIPIGELARILKPGGVLILTTPNIMRLNSRFHFFFSGYHKTKRRFIPFETPLDQAHRFHNYPIDLPILYYLCKQNGLAIERIGNSKIKGFSRLLFLLFGFPVQFYTWYTLQLREKDPQQKHENQQLCRWLLDSRTLMEDNLVLRLRKIDRSTGTLH is encoded by the coding sequence ATGGCCGCACCATTTCTCATTAAGGCAGTCACAGACCTGCTCGCTGACATCCCTGCATCAGGAAAGGCGCTGTTGGATGTCAGTTGCAAAGAGGGCGACGTGCTCCAAGCTGTCGCTCCGCTCGGTTTCACTGTTCGTGGTACCAATTACGAACCGACGGGACCGTCACAGAATGGCACTCCCATCGATTATGGCGTCGATCTCCTCAAACCACTGCCTTATAGCGACGCGAGCTTCGATGTCGTCTTGCTCGTTGAAGTCATCGAACACCTGGAGAATCATCGCATCCCGATAGGCGAATTGGCCCGTATTCTCAAACCAGGTGGCGTGTTGATTCTGACAACCCCCAATATCATGCGTCTGAATTCTCGTTTTCACTTTTTCTTCAGTGGCTATCATAAGACCAAACGACGCTTCATTCCGTTTGAAACGCCTTTAGATCAGGCCCATCGGTTTCACAATTATCCCATCGACCTCCCCATTCTCTATTACTTGTGTAAGCAGAATGGCCTGGCTATCGAGCGGATCGGCAATAGTAAGATCAAAGGATTCTCGCGGCTGTTGTTTCTGCTCTTTGGCTTTCCTGTACAATTCTACACGTGGTATACTCTACAGTTGCGTGAAAAAGACCCGCAACAGAAGCACGAGAACCAGCAACTCTGCCGCTGGCTGCTCGACTCCCGGACGTTGATGGAAGATAATCTTGTCTTGCGTTTGCGCAAAATTGACCGGAGCACCGGAACTCTTCACTAA
- a CDS encoding Trm112 family protein gives MAVSKELLDILVCPKCKGELELTAKQDALNCQACKLSYQIKDDIPVMLIDEALPLT, from the coding sequence ATGGCGGTAAGTAAAGAGCTGCTAGACATTCTTGTTTGCCCCAAATGTAAAGGGGAGTTGGAGTTAACAGCCAAACAAGACGCGCTGAATTGTCAGGCATGCAAGCTGTCCTATCAAATCAAAGATGACATTCCAGTCATGTTGATCGACGAAGCCTTACCTCTCACGTAG